TCCAAAACCTCTAGTGCTGGTAATTGTCCTCTGAAAACTAATCCATGGTGGAActgaatttatttattaaaatgctcAAAAAAGTAACTGAAATCTGCAGTAGCTTTATTATAGTGTCCATGATCCCCTCTGTGCTGTGAGTTTACCTGTAATCTCAAGGGTTGCACATCCATCGCGTTCCCCAGCGTCAGAATAAAGATGCCATTTATAACCTCCTTCATCAGTTGCTTTTACTTCCTGTATGTGCACTTCAGAAACATTGTGTTGTAGCACCAACCGAATTCTTCCCTCTTCACTGGAATCCTTTCGTGCCCACGTGTTTATAACGCTTTCTAAGCACGAGTTCTGTTTATTACAATTTTCACAGCGCTTAACGACCACATGTGTaatcttcttgttgctaatgcATGAAATTGTTGCCGTTTTGTTATATTCTGTCTTGACATCACTGCAGATGAAGGTTGCAAGTTCTGAGGGAGGCGGGGGAAAAAAGaagacaaataaataattacTCAAACAGAAATCATTAAGTGTAAAACAAGTGTTTGATTGCTAAAATATAGAATAGGTTTAAGTGGAGAAAACTTGTATCCGTTCGAGACCATTTGGCCATATTTTGTCCCAAGTTACACCTGTGCTACCTTACGTAAGCAAATATGCACAACTGAGCACAGAATTTTAATTTGGGTTTAACTAATCtctagtgtaattccactgatgtctAAGGAATTACCCCTGGGGTGAATGTGCCCTAAGATGACAGACAACTGATGGCCAGCATTTAAATCTACTTTATCCAAAGAGCATTTCCAGTGGATGGAGTAACACTGTTAGCATATTAGCACATCTTAGTCTCAGTCTTAGTCTGGAATGTGGGGGCTCGGTAGACAGGGGTTCTCCCAGGAGAGCCAAAGTGGAGGTTCCTTATTGGCTGAGCCAGTGGGAGCAGTGACCACCTGTCTGAGCTGTGTTTCACTGCCAGAGCTTACAGGAGACAAACAGGATATAACGATTGCTCTAAAACGGACCTGCTGGCTGATTCCAAACCACGCTGGTTGTGGTGGGAGCGGAGCTGGAGGGAAGAGGTGATGCTGTGGTTTGCAGTATCCCCTTAGACTATCAGTACTGTAATGTCTCTTGTTGCCAAGCTGCTAGTCCCTCTCCTCAGAAGGCTCTAGCTTCAGTTCTTTCTAAGTAGCCTAACTCAGTTTCCTCCTTGCCCTCGCCCCAGCTCATTGGGTTGCTGGTTTTAATTGTTAACAGTTCagctttctccttggagcataaaatatatattattgtgTGATGAGAGACCAACACAGTAAAATGAGGTGACTTACGGCCGTGGGAGACACTTGAGAAAACGGACAGGAACAGGAGGCATGCAGCTGTTTTCTGGAGGGAGCCCATCAGGCGTGTGTCTCAGATGTCTGAGCTCCTGAGGTGAAAGATGCTGTAGACGTCCAGCGTTTTGGTATTATTCTATCAGAGCAGAAGAGGTGACATCAATTTCCTGGGTATAAACTTAATTTACAGCCTTGAGAATTCCTGTCCCCTTCTCATCCTGTTTAATCTCCTTTCCACCCGCAACAAAATGACCCCTCATCACAGGACTTTTACTGAAAGAAGAACCCATTGTAACATCACAGCAAATGCCTTTGGATGATGCCTGTGCAGTATAGGGAGGCAGCACGATCTAGTCAAGGAAGTGGTTGGCTGTGGGGACACTTGGGTTCTGTTGCTGATTCTGACCCCTTGTGACCCTGGCTTAGACTGTCTCTGACCCTTGTGAccactcccagagcccaccctaGCCTAATGGCTTGGGCACAGAAGAATGCAAGCAAGAGTATGAAAatggtgattttcaaaagtgtacaTCTCAGCAaaacctgaatggaatttcatggtGCGGGGTAGGGAAGGCCCGTCTCCAGCCTGAGgggtttccctctccccacatatCAAAGGCCTACTGCAAACAAGGGAGGCATGGGAGCTTCTCAAAACAACAGTTGCAAGAGTCATTTATATCAGAAAGCGTTAGGTATCCTAAATGTAGAGATTGCTACCAACCCTATCGTGCTAAAACGAAGAGGAATGTAGCTTCAAATCTGCTGTGGATTAACCACTTCTAAGGATGAGCAGGTAATTGTCTCCATGGCCAGGCAACCTTTGGTGTCTGTGCTGGAGTGGTGGCAAGGGTGCAGTGCAGTCATGGTGCAGGGGTCTGCCATGTGGACATCTGTCCTGCAGGAATTTGGCCTGAGAATCATTACTAAACCACTGAGCAGTTTTCAGACTTTAATAACTTCCCTGCGTTGCTACCATGGCTGAGATTTAAATCAGTGACTCAGGTGCTAAGCTGCTAGATCTTCCATCACTATCCTGAGACCCATCGAGCTCTCAGAAAATAAAAAACATCAGACGTATTTATTCTTCATCTGAACTTGGTGATGCTAAATAATGAAATTCCTGTATGTTTCCTTTTAAACCACCAGAGGGTGCAATGCACTCTgttaacaagtgacaatgcacaaaatttatgttaaaagaaaaggagtacttgtggcaccttagagactaaccaatttatttgagcatgagctttcgtgagctacagctcacttcatcggatgcatactgtggaaactgcagaagacattatatacacagagaccatgaaacaatacctcctcccaccccactctcctgctggtaatagcttatctaaagtgatcatcaagttgggccatttccagcacaaatccaggttttctcaccctccgcccccccccccccacacacacacacaaactcactctcctgctggtaatagcccatccaaagtgaccactctctttcaaatgtgtatgataatcaaggtgggccatttccagcacaaatccaggttttctcacccccccaccctcctccaaaaaccacacacacaaactcactctcctgctggtaatagcttatccaaagtgaccactctcctcacaatgtgtatgaaaatcaaggtgggccatttccagcacaaatacaggttttctcacccccccaccccctttttttcaaaaaaacacacacacaaaaactcactcttgCACTTCTAATCTTTGCAAGTTTCAGGTCCTATCCTCCCGCCTCAGGCTACTAGCAACTCCTAAGGACATTCCTCTCTCTTTCACAGCGCTTAAGTATATGGAGGATGCTGTACAGAAATAAACATCATTATTTAGACCTGTCATTATTTAGAGGGATGCTGTTAACTTGAAAACAATCTTACTTTTCTCTGAAAATTTTGCACCTTCTATTCTTACAAGGTTATTATCAGtgaacaaagttttaaaaagtgtattttgtACATAGTCAATTTCACCGTTTCCCCTAAACAGTCAATTGACCATGATCGTGTAAAAAATTAAGCTGAACTTAATTAAGCTGAACTTCACTGAGCTCAGTTAAGGAATTACTCATAAAGATCCTTATAAGCATCAACCAGGGAACAGAAACGTCCTTATAACATCTTTAAAGGAATTTAAGCAAACATTTCGGACATACTATTTCAAAGGTGGGCTAACAGAAGCAAGTCAAATTAgagtcaaatttaaaaaaaatcaagttggcTGATGTCATACCCCAATGAACAGTGCCATTAAATCCAATGGAAATCAACAATTCTTTGTGTGTGAAATCTTAC
This genomic interval from Caretta caretta isolate rCarCar2 chromosome 14, rCarCar1.hap1, whole genome shotgun sequence contains the following:
- the LOC125620977 gene encoding uncharacterized protein LOC125620977 isoform X2; amino-acid sequence: MGSLQKTAACLLFLSVFSSVSHGQLATFICSDVKTEYNKTATISCISNKKITHVVVKRCENCNKQNSCLESVINTWARKDSSEEGRIRLVLQHNVSEVHIQEVKATDEGGYKWHLYSDAGERDGCATLEITDPEIPKTMKEHVATILVLLFLVLCSFAAILYYKYRQRAMARGNFADILRNLLPVLRQYESAEENVSNQEV